In Humulus lupulus chromosome 6, drHumLupu1.1, whole genome shotgun sequence, a single genomic region encodes these proteins:
- the LOC133785700 gene encoding uncharacterized protein LOC133785700 — MAKKKRVVRKSSPQLSEHGSSSSLNNEKEEAGDGVTVQEETITEMINNGEFAIPPSPIHERFARDPHLTYQEPLIKNGIKIAQVDPEEVKFQAANWSSAVICMVLGENPPMAVFEGYIKRIWGHLGIAQIARMTMGLTMVKFNDEATKDLVLENGVFQFDRKPVIVRPWSSDLDAVKLIRSVPLWIRLHDLGLQYWGNKCLRALVSTIGKPIMVDQFTRDRTRIQFARILVEMDITDAPPRMIQFLNEKGQLVEQGIDYEWLPMKCKTCLGYGHIMADCRKGEVEKKVRNIERNAHVTKPEEHSQIPPISSPVSSKMQPSGSGKKDDKALSKNDWKTPRKTTGLRMKEHVPGSTSDHDQEAGQRSVNVFSILQDKEGYEEEVVECRETKGFGGLLETKLKGNKVQELMDKKFTSWEFYNSPIVEGRLLIIWRKSFVRVLVIAKSSQHVHCVVKMAGQVNAFCLTFVYGFNTIEDRKILWQNLVQLNFPVSPWLILGDFNSVFYVDDRNGGNPITHTKMVDSNLWLAQSNVVALKSFGSIFTWTNNQVGSNRIYSKIDHVFVNEEWHDFFPNTATRFSWEAISDHCSCVVSASATETIGIKPFQFYNFWVDHHDFKSMVEQSWKRPLTSRGLKGIYLKLMRVKHCLKKFNHEVIGDIGKSYQEAKSCYSEAKFQA, encoded by the exons atggcgaagaagaagcGTGTGGTCCGAAAGTCTTCACCTCAATTGTCTGAGCATGGATCCAGTAGTAGTCTGAATAATGAGAAGGAAGAAGCTGGTG ATGGGGTAACTGTGCAGGAAGAAACGATAACAGAAATGATTAATAATGGTGAATTTGCGATTCCTCCGTCTCCGATTCATGAACG GTTTGCTCGTGACCCCCATCTAACTTATCAGGAACCTTTGATTAAGAATGGCATTAAGATTGCTCAAGTCGACCCTGAGGAGGTGAAGTTCCAAGCTGCGAACTGGAGCTCTGCTGTAATCTGTATGGTGCTTGGTGAGAACCCACCAATGGCGGTGTTTGAGGGTTATATTAAGAGAATTTGGGGCCATCTTGGGATTGCGCAGATAGCACGTATGACCATGGGTTTAACAATGGTGAAATTTAATGATGAGGCGACTAAAGATCTGGTTTTAGAGAATGGTGTTTTTCAGTTTGATAGAAAACCGGTTATAGTCAGACCGTGGTCCTCAGATCTAGATGCGGTTAAGTTAATCCGATCTGTTCCATTATGGATTCGACTTCATGATCTAGGTCTTCAATACTGGGGGAACAAATGCCTAAGGGCATTGGTTAGTACTATTGGGAAGCCTATAATGGTGGATCAGTTTACTAGGGATCGCACTAGGATTCAATTTGCTCGGATTCTGGTTGAGATGGATATAACGGATGCACCACCAAGAATGATTCAATTTCTAAATGAAAAAGGTCAGTTGGTGGAGCAGGGGATAGATTACGAGTGGTTACCAATGAAATGTAAAACATGTTTGGGTTATGGCCACATTATGGCAGACTGTAGGAAAGGGGAAGTTGAGAAGAAAGTGAGGAATATAGAGAGGAATGCTCATGTGACTAAACCAGAGGAACACTCTCAGATCCCTCCCATTTCGAGTCCTGTTTCTTCTAAGATGCAGCCATCTGGTTCAGGAAAAAAAGATGATAAAGCGCTAAGTAAAAATGACTGGAAAACTCCTAGAAAAACTACTGGTTTAAGAATGAAGGAACATGTTCCAGGTTCTACATCAGATCATGACCAAGAGGCTGGGCAGAGATCAGTGAACGTTTTCAGTATTTTGCAAGACAAGGAAGGTTATGAGGAAGAGGTGGTAGAGTGTAGAGAAACAAAGGGTTTTG GGGGTTTGTTAGAAACTAAGTTGAAAGGGAATAAAGTGCAGGAGCTAATGGACAAGAAATTTACTAGCTGGGAGTTCTATAACAGTCCTATTGTTGAGGGCAGGTTGTTGATTATATGGAGGAAGAGTTTTGTTAGAGTTTTAGTTATTGCTAAATCTTCTCAGCATGTTCATTGTGTGGTTAAAATGGCTGGTCAAGTTAATGCTTTCTGTCTCAcatttgtttatggttttaatacTATTGAAGACAGGAAGATTCTATGGCAAAATCTGGTGCAGCTCAATTTTCCTGTTTCACCATGGTTAATACTTGGGGATTTTAACTCAGTCTTTTATGTTGATGACAGAAATGGAGGGAATCCCATTACGCATACTAAAATGGTTGACTCTAATCTTTGGTTAGCTCAATCTAATGTTGTAGCTCTCAAAAGCTTTGGTTCAATTTTTACTTGGACTAATAACCAAGTTGGCTCTAATCGAATCTACTCCAAGATTGATCATGTATTTGTCAATGAGGAGTGGCATGATTTCTTTCCTAACACTGCAACTCGGTTTAGTTGGGAAGCTATTTCAGATCATTGTTCTTGTGTAGTATCAGCTTCAGCTACAGAGACAATTGggatcaagccttttcagttttatAATTTCTGGGTTGATCATCACGATTTCAAGTCCATGGTGGAGCAAAGTTGGAAGAGGCCATTGACTTCTAGAGGGCTAAAAGGGATATACTTAAAACTTATGAGAGTTAAGCATTGCCTCAAGAAGTTTAATCATGAAGTGATTGGAGATATTGGGAAAAGTTATCAGGAAGCGAAATCTTGTTACAGTGAGGCTAAATTTCAAGCGTAA